CCTCGATTGCTCCGCGCCCGGCTCCCCGGGGCTCCTTCACCACGTCCACCGCTCCCGACCAGGCAAGGATACGCTCCACCACCAGCCTCGCCGAGATGAGCACCGTGGGAAGTCCGGTACCCGGCTGTGTGGAGGCCCCCACGAAGAACAGGTTTCGTACCCGCGCATCCTGGTTGGAGGGGCGGAAGGGGCCAATCTGCATAAAGTTTTGAGCCAGCCCGAACGCGCTACCGCGGGCCAGGTTGAAGGTGAACGCCCAGTCGTCCGGCGTGAACACGCGCTCCACCTCGATGTCCCGCTCCAGCTCCGCGTGGCCCAGCTCCGCCAGGCGCTGGAACACCTTGGCCCGCACCTTCGGCCCCTCCACCTTCCAGTCCAGACCCGGGTGCTGATGGGGCACCGGCACGAGGATGTAGAGGGCGTCCTTGCCCGGGGGCGCGAGGCTCGGGTCCGTGTGCGCCGGAGCATTCACGTAGAAGCTCGGATCCTCGGGCACGCGGAAGCGCTCGAAGATGTCCTCGAACGAGCCCTTGTAGTCGCGGCCGAAGACGACGTTGTGGTGGTGCAACCCGTCGTAGCGCCGGCGCAGTCCCAGGTAGAGCATGTAGCCACTGGAGGTGAAGCGCAGCTTCTCCGCGCGCTTGAGCCGGGTGACGCCCGGATCCAACAGCTTCTCGTACGCGTAGGGCAGGTCCGCGTTACAGAGCACCACGTCCGCCTTCACCACCTCGCCGTCCTCGAGCTCCACGCCCGTGGCTCGCGAGCCCTCGGTGAGGATGCGCTTCACCGGCGTGCCGTAGTGCAGTCGCACACCCTCCTCGCGCGCCACCTTCTCCAGCGCGAGCGGAATGGCGTACAGCCCTCCCTTGGGGAACCACACGCCCACGCCCAGCTCGGTGAAGGGCAGCAGCCCGTACACCGCGGGCGACGCGAAGGGCGACACCCCGAGGTACATCGTCTGGAAGGTCATCGCCGCGCGCAGCCGCTCGTCCTGGAAGAAGCGGCTGACGTCCGCGTACATGCGGCGGTGGGCGCGCACCTGGAAGATCTTCTTGAGCACCGAGGGCGCGAAGTAGTCGCTGATGCCCGAGTAGTTGCGGCCCACCAGGTGGTCCAGGCTGGTGCGGTACTGGGTGCGGCCCTGCGCCAGGAAGGCGAGGTAGCGCGCGTAGCTGCCCGATTCAATCCGCTCCAGCTCCTGGCCCATGGCGCACAGCTCGGAGGTGAAGGTGATGGCCGAGCCGTCGCGGTAGTGGATGCGGTAGTTGGGATCGCACCGCAGCAGCGTGAGGTAGTCCTCGAGGCGCCGGCCGAGCGCGGCGAACGTCTCCTGGAACACCTCGGGCATCAGCACGATGGTGGGACCGATGTCCCAGGTGAAGCCGTCCACCTGGAGCCGGTTGCAGCGGCCACCGGGGCCGTCCGTCTTCTCGAAGAGGTGGACGTCGAAGCCCTGGTGGGCCAGCCGCGCCGCCGCGGCGAGTCCCCCCACGCCCGCGCCCACCACCACCGCCTGTCGCTTGCCGCTGCTCACGGTGCTTCTCCTCTCAGTCCATCCGATGGGACAGCTGGCCGACGAGCGTCTGCAACAACTCCCTCAGGCCGTTGGGGTTGGGCAGCGCCGCGAGCGCCCGCACCGCACCGCGCGAGGCCCGTGCCACCAGTCGCTCCGTGGCCACCCGGCCCCCGGCCTCCTCCACCAGCCGGCGCGCCCGCGCGAGCGCCGCGTCGTCCTTGGCCTCGGGAGGCAGCGCCCACAGCTCCGCCAGCTCCTGGCGCACCTGCGGGCTCGCGCGCGAACAGGCCGCCACCAGCGGGAAGGTGCGCCGGCCCAGGGTGAAGTCGCAGGACGCGCTCCGGCCGGAGCCCCGCGCGTCTCCGAAGAGGCCGATCAGCTCCTCGCGCAGCTGCCAGGCCAGCGCCACGTTGCAGCCCACGCGCGCCAGCCGCAGCCGCAGCGCGTCGTCCGCCCCGGCCAGCATCGCCCCGCACACCAACGGGGAGCAGAAGCCCTGGCGCATCGTCCTCAGGCGCACCCCGCGCAGGGCCTGACGCACGCTCATGCCGTCCGGCGACACACCCTCCCGCTCCAGGGCCGTGTACTGCCCCACCGCGGTGTAGCGGCACAGGCGCAGACAGTACTGCGTGGCCTGCGCCGCGCCCGGCAGCGACGCGCCGAGCATCGTCTCCAGCGCGCGAGCGAAGAGATGGTCCCCCACCACCACCGCCAGGTCCTGCCCGATGCGGCCCGGAGCCAGGAGCAAGTGCATGGCCAGGCCTCCGCGCCGCAGCACCGCCTGCTCCGTCACGTCATCGTGGATGACCTGGCAGGCGTGCAGCAGCTCCAGCCCCGCGGCGAAGCGCCACAACCCCGCCGGTACCGCCGCCGAGCCCCGCGCCAGGCAGTAGCCCGCCAGCAGCAGCGCCGGGCGCAGCCGCCGCGAGGGACGCAACACGTACTCCCGGACGTGGCCCAGGGCTTCTGTCCAACGAATGCCCAACCCGGCCTCGTCGGGCAGCTCGAGCAGCTCCACCAGGGACCCCTGCACCTGGGCCTGCACCAGCTTCAGCCACGCCTGCTCCACCGAGGGAGCGGGCATGAGCGGCGCGGCGATGAACGGCGTGGGGCCCATACAGCTGTCCTCCAGGGCGATGGGTACCTTCGACCCTGGAAGTAATCTTTGTGTCCAGCCCTTGTCAAGGTTATGTCCAAGGTATGTACAATGTTTGTCCACGGAGTTCCCGATGACCACACGGATAGCTGGCATGCTGACGATCGCCCTGTTGGCCACGAGCCCCGTGCTCGCCACCGAGCCTCGGGCGGTACCCATGGACGCAACCTTGAGGGGTTCCGATGGAAAGGAAGTGGCCCTGTCCCGTTGGCGGGGAAAACCCGTCATTCTCTTCTATGAGGATCGCCACTCCACGACACTCAACGGACCCCTCAAGGACGCCCTCTTCTCCCGGGGCCAGGCGCTCGGACTGCTGGACGCCGCCTGGGTGGTGGCGGTGGCCAACCTGGAGTCCTTCGACTTCTTCCCCGCCAGGGGCATCGCGCTCTCCCACGTGAGGGACGAGGAGAAGAAGTGGGGCATCCCCATCCTCGTGGACCTGAAGGGAACGCTCGGCACGGCCCCGTGGAACCTGCCAACGAAGACGTCCTCGGTGCTGCTGATGGATGGCGCGGGCACCGTCGTGTACCGATATTCGGGCCGCATGAACGAACGAGAGAGGGAGACGTTCTTCCACGCGCTCGGCACACTGCTGGGGCGTGACATTCCAAAGGAGACACACCCGTGAAGGTGGCGCTCACCGGAGCGAGCGGTTTCATCGGCCCCGAGCTGGTGCGGCGGCTGTTGGAGAGGGGCCATACGGTGCACGTGCTCGCGCGGGACGTGAAGCGCGCGCTGGCGCGGCTGCCGGAGGGAGTGAGCGGCTCCTTCTTCGACGCGGCCACGCCGCTGTCGCCGGACGCATTGGGAGGCGCCGAGGCGGTGGTGCACCTGGCGGGCGAGCCGGTGGCGCAGCGGTGGACGGAGAGCGCGCGCCAGCGCATCCACGACAGCCGGGTGGTGGGCACGCGGCTGCTGGTGGAGGCCATGAAGGCGGCGGGCACGGTGCGGCACTTCGTGTCCGCCTCGGCCATCGGCATCTACGGGGACGAGCGGGGCGCGGAGCCGCTCACGGAGAGCAGCTCGCTGGGGGACGACTTCCTCGCGCGGGTGTGCCGGGCCTGGGAGGCCGAGGCGCTGGAGGCGGACGCGGCGGGCATCCGCACGGTGGTGCCGCGCATCGGCGTGGTACTGCACCCGGAGGGCGGCGCGCTCAAGCAGATGCTGCCCCCCTTCCGCCTGGGCGTGGGCGGGCGCATGGGCTCGGGGCGGCAGTACATGAGCTGGGTGCACCGCGATGACACGCTCGGGCTGCTCCTCTTCGCGCTGGAGCAGGGGGAGCTGCGCGGGCCGATGAACGTGACGGCACCGGAGCCGGTGACGAACGCGGACTTCACCCAGGCCCTGGGAGCGGCGCTGGGGCGGCCGACCGTGCTGCCGGTGCCCTCGCTGGCGCTGAAGGTGGCGTTCGGGGAGATGTCCCGGGTGGTGCTGGGAGGCCAGCGGGTCCTGCCCCGGCTCGCGCTGGAGAGCGGCTATCGCTTCCAGCACCCCGAGCTGCCGGAGACGCTGCGCTCGCTCGTGGGGTGAGGCGCGGCTTCACGCTTCTTCACATACGATGGGGTTGCGGCGCATGGCGCGCCGAGTATCCAAGGCCCCATGATTCCGCTGCGATTCGTCATCTTCTTCGGCCTGCTGTCGCTGGTGGTGGTGTCCGGCCACATCTACCTCTACCGGCGGCTCTTCCGGGACACGGCGGCGCACCGCGCCTGGCGCCGGGCCGGCGTGGTGCTGATGGCGCTGCTGGCCTCGGCGATCCTCGGCTCGCGGCTGCTGACGCGCTTCTTCCCCTCGGAGCCGACGTTCGCCTTCGCCAACCTGGGCTGGTACTGGATGGGGGCGGCCACCTACCTGCTGCTGGCGGTGCTGTCGCTGGGAGGACTGCGCAAGCTGTCCGGGTGGCTGGAGCGTCGGCGGGCGGAGAAGGTGGAGCCGGCCCCCGTCTCCGAGGAACGGCGGCAGTTCCTCGCG
This is a stretch of genomic DNA from Archangium violaceum. It encodes these proteins:
- a CDS encoding phytoene desaturase family protein, producing MSSGKRQAVVVGAGVGGLAAAARLAHQGFDVHLFEKTDGPGGRCNRLQVDGFTWDIGPTIVLMPEVFQETFAALGRRLEDYLTLLRCDPNYRIHYRDGSAITFTSELCAMGQELERIESGSYARYLAFLAQGRTQYRTSLDHLVGRNYSGISDYFAPSVLKKIFQVRAHRRMYADVSRFFQDERLRAAMTFQTMYLGVSPFASPAVYGLLPFTELGVGVWFPKGGLYAIPLALEKVAREEGVRLHYGTPVKRILTEGSRATGVELEDGEVVKADVVLCNADLPYAYEKLLDPGVTRLKRAEKLRFTSSGYMLYLGLRRRYDGLHHHNVVFGRDYKGSFEDIFERFRVPEDPSFYVNAPAHTDPSLAPPGKDALYILVPVPHQHPGLDWKVEGPKVRAKVFQRLAELGHAELERDIEVERVFTPDDWAFTFNLARGSAFGLAQNFMQIGPFRPSNQDARVRNLFFVGASTQPGTGLPTVLISARLVVERILAWSGAVDVVKEPRGAGRGAIEEAA
- a CDS encoding polyprenyl synthetase family protein codes for the protein MGPTPFIAAPLMPAPSVEQAWLKLVQAQVQGSLVELLELPDEAGLGIRWTEALGHVREYVLRPSRRLRPALLLAGYCLARGSAAVPAGLWRFAAGLELLHACQVIHDDVTEQAVLRRGGLAMHLLLAPGRIGQDLAVVVGDHLFARALETMLGASLPGAAQATQYCLRLCRYTAVGQYTALEREGVSPDGMSVRQALRGVRLRTMRQGFCSPLVCGAMLAGADDALRLRLARVGCNVALAWQLREELIGLFGDARGSGRSASCDFTLGRRTFPLVAACSRASPQVRQELAELWALPPEAKDDAALARARRLVEEAGGRVATERLVARASRGAVRALAALPNPNGLRELLQTLVGQLSHRMD
- a CDS encoding peroxiredoxin family protein, which codes for MLTIALLATSPVLATEPRAVPMDATLRGSDGKEVALSRWRGKPVILFYEDRHSTTLNGPLKDALFSRGQALGLLDAAWVVAVANLESFDFFPARGIALSHVRDEEKKWGIPILVDLKGTLGTAPWNLPTKTSSVLLMDGAGTVVYRYSGRMNERERETFFHALGTLLGRDIPKETHP
- a CDS encoding TIGR01777 family oxidoreductase — encoded protein: MKVALTGASGFIGPELVRRLLERGHTVHVLARDVKRALARLPEGVSGSFFDAATPLSPDALGGAEAVVHLAGEPVAQRWTESARQRIHDSRVVGTRLLVEAMKAAGTVRHFVSASAIGIYGDERGAEPLTESSSLGDDFLARVCRAWEAEALEADAAGIRTVVPRIGVVLHPEGGALKQMLPPFRLGVGGRMGSGRQYMSWVHRDDTLGLLLFALEQGELRGPMNVTAPEPVTNADFTQALGAALGRPTVLPVPSLALKVAFGEMSRVVLGGQRVLPRLALESGYRFQHPELPETLRSLVG